From Panicum hallii strain FIL2 chromosome 2, PHallii_v3.1, whole genome shotgun sequence, a single genomic window includes:
- the LOC112879577 gene encoding O-acyltransferase WSD1-like isoform X2 yields the protein MAVDEPVSPVERLMKDLYVVAAIGLAAPLNLPVFRAGLEAQLARHPYFRSIQVAGKDGAPRWVTTAVNLDDHIVVPRLDGADPDRAVEDYLASLTTLPMDHTRPPWEFHFLDVRTAEAAATVALRMHHALADGVALITLLISSARSSADPAKPAPAPPPPARRTGAIYAPPRAALLVRVWSYLLLAWHTLVDVAAFAATILFLRDPNTLFKRAAADHGEPRRRMRFVHRSFSLGDVKFIKNAMNYTVNDVLVGVTSAALSRYFFRKTGDTKTRGIVLRSILPVNTRPTTSLQTDVDMIESGKSNAVRWGNRLGYIILPFHLAMHDDPLEYVRKAKRVIVRKKNSLEVIIIHMAIEIVFKILGPKAGAYIFNSVLRNTTMTFSNLIGPPEKIELCGHPVAYIAPSVYGLQQALTVHIQSYCDTIKVILAVDEEQFPDPRQLLDDFAESLNLTKDAAAKASTKLIKNE from the exons AGAGAGGCTGATGAAGGATCTGTACGTGGTCGCCGCCATCGGGCTCGCCGCGCCACTGAACCTCCCCGTCTTCCGCGCGGGCCTGGAGGCTCAGCTCGCCCGGCACCCCTACTTCCGCAGCATCCAGGTGGCGGGCAAGGACGGCGCGCCGCGGTGGGTGACCACGGCGGTGAACCTGGACGACCACATCGTCGTCCCGCGGCTGGACGGCGCCGACCCCGACCGGGCCGTGGAGGACTACCTCGCCTCCCTGACCACGCTGCCCATGGACCACACGCGCCCGCCGTGGGAGTTCCACTTCCTCGACGTCCGGACCGCCGAGGCGGCCGCCACCGTCGCGCTGCGCATGCACCACGCCCTCGCCGACGGCGTGGCGCTCATCACGCTCCTCATCTCGTCCGCCCGGAGCTCTGCCGACCCGGCAaagcccgcgcccgcgccgccgccgccggcccgccgcaCGGGCGCCATCtacgcgccgccgcgcgccgcgctccTCGTGCGGGTCTGGTCCTACCTCCTGCTCGCGTGGCACACCCTCGTGGACGTTGCTGCCTTTGCGGCCACCATCTTGTTCCTCAGAGATCCGAACACGCTGTTCAAGCGAGCAGCAGCGGACCAcggcgagccgcgccgccgcatgCGCTTCGTCCACCGGAGCTTCAGCCTTGGCGACGTCAAGTTCATCAAGAATGCCATGAACTAC ACTGTCAACGATGTGCTAGTTGGAGTGACTTCCGCCGCTCTATCACGATATTTCTTCCGAAAAACCG GTGACACAAAGACGAGGGGAATAGTCTTGCGATCAATACTCCCTGTCAACACAAGGCCAACCACTAGCCTACAA ACGGATGTTGATATGATAGAATCTGGCAAGAGCAATGCTGTGAGATGGGGAAACCGGCTGGGCTACATCATCCTTCCATTTCATCTAGCCATGCACGATGATCCGCTCGAATACGTTCGCAAGGCAAAACGGGTTATAGTTAGGAAAAAGAATTCACTAGAAGTGATCATCATACATATGGCTATCGAAATTGTCTTCAAAATACTTGGCCCAAAG GCGGGGGCTTATATCTTCAATAGTGTGCTCAGAAATACAACCATGACTTTCTCAAACTTGATTGGGCCACCTGAAAAGATAGAGTTATGTGGGCATCCAGTTGCCTACATTGCACCTAGCGTCTACGGGCTTCAACAG GCTCTTACGGTGCACATCCAAAGTTATTGCGACACTATCAAAGTCATTCTAGCAGTTGATGAGGAACAATTTCCAGACCCTCGTCAACTTTTGGACGACTTTGCAGAATCCCTCAACCTTACCAAGGATGCGGCTGCGAAGGCTTCAACGAAATTGATTAAGAACGAGTAA
- the LOC112879577 gene encoding O-acyltransferase WSD1-like isoform X1, producing the protein MAVDEPVSPVERLMKDLYVVAAIGLAAPLNLPVFRAGLEAQLARHPYFRSIQVAGKDGAPRWVTTAVNLDDHIVVPRLDGADPDRAVEDYLASLTTLPMDHTRPPWEFHFLDVRTAEAAATVALRMHHALADGVALITLLISSARSSADPAKPAPAPPPPARRTGAIYAPPRAALLVRVWSYLLLAWHTLVDVAAFAATILFLRDPNTLFKRAAADHGEPRRRMRFVHRSFSLGDVKFIKNAMNYTVNDVLVGVTSAALSRYFFRKTGDTKTRGIVLRSILPVNTRPTTSLQTDVDMIESGKSNAVRWGNRLGYIILPFHLAMHDDPLEYVRKAKRVIVRKKNSLEVIIIHMAIEIVFKILGPKQAGAYIFNSVLRNTTMTFSNLIGPPEKIELCGHPVAYIAPSVYGLQQALTVHIQSYCDTIKVILAVDEEQFPDPRQLLDDFAESLNLTKDAAAKASTKLIKNE; encoded by the exons AGAGAGGCTGATGAAGGATCTGTACGTGGTCGCCGCCATCGGGCTCGCCGCGCCACTGAACCTCCCCGTCTTCCGCGCGGGCCTGGAGGCTCAGCTCGCCCGGCACCCCTACTTCCGCAGCATCCAGGTGGCGGGCAAGGACGGCGCGCCGCGGTGGGTGACCACGGCGGTGAACCTGGACGACCACATCGTCGTCCCGCGGCTGGACGGCGCCGACCCCGACCGGGCCGTGGAGGACTACCTCGCCTCCCTGACCACGCTGCCCATGGACCACACGCGCCCGCCGTGGGAGTTCCACTTCCTCGACGTCCGGACCGCCGAGGCGGCCGCCACCGTCGCGCTGCGCATGCACCACGCCCTCGCCGACGGCGTGGCGCTCATCACGCTCCTCATCTCGTCCGCCCGGAGCTCTGCCGACCCGGCAaagcccgcgcccgcgccgccgccgccggcccgccgcaCGGGCGCCATCtacgcgccgccgcgcgccgcgctccTCGTGCGGGTCTGGTCCTACCTCCTGCTCGCGTGGCACACCCTCGTGGACGTTGCTGCCTTTGCGGCCACCATCTTGTTCCTCAGAGATCCGAACACGCTGTTCAAGCGAGCAGCAGCGGACCAcggcgagccgcgccgccgcatgCGCTTCGTCCACCGGAGCTTCAGCCTTGGCGACGTCAAGTTCATCAAGAATGCCATGAACTAC ACTGTCAACGATGTGCTAGTTGGAGTGACTTCCGCCGCTCTATCACGATATTTCTTCCGAAAAACCG GTGACACAAAGACGAGGGGAATAGTCTTGCGATCAATACTCCCTGTCAACACAAGGCCAACCACTAGCCTACAA ACGGATGTTGATATGATAGAATCTGGCAAGAGCAATGCTGTGAGATGGGGAAACCGGCTGGGCTACATCATCCTTCCATTTCATCTAGCCATGCACGATGATCCGCTCGAATACGTTCGCAAGGCAAAACGGGTTATAGTTAGGAAAAAGAATTCACTAGAAGTGATCATCATACATATGGCTATCGAAATTGTCTTCAAAATACTTGGCCCAAAG CAGGCGGGGGCTTATATCTTCAATAGTGTGCTCAGAAATACAACCATGACTTTCTCAAACTTGATTGGGCCACCTGAAAAGATAGAGTTATGTGGGCATCCAGTTGCCTACATTGCACCTAGCGTCTACGGGCTTCAACAG GCTCTTACGGTGCACATCCAAAGTTATTGCGACACTATCAAAGTCATTCTAGCAGTTGATGAGGAACAATTTCCAGACCCTCGTCAACTTTTGGACGACTTTGCAGAATCCCTCAACCTTACCAAGGATGCGGCTGCGAAGGCTTCAACGAAATTGATTAAGAACGAGTAA